In Streptomyces sclerotialus, the DNA window CGGTCAGCAGGCTCCTTACGGTCAGCCTGCCCCGTACGGCCAGGCACCTTACGGTCAGCAGCAGACGCCGTACGGCCGCCAGGCTCCGCCCCCCGCTCAGGGGCAGTGGCAGCAGCAGGCTCCGCACGGCGCGGCCCGGGGGGCCGGGCAGCACGGTGAGCCCGAGTACTTCGGCGACGCGGGGCACGCCCCGCAGCAGCCGCCCTACGGCGGCGCCCGCTCGGACGCGCCGGGCCACACCCAGCAGTTCAGTGTGGGCGAGGCGCCGGACGCGTACGGCGGCCAGTACGGCAACGCGCCGTACGACGACGGCCAGTACGGCGGGGGCAGCACCTACCAGGCCGGCCAGTCGGCGGCGCCGCCGGCCGGCCCGCGGCTGCCGTGGAAGGAACTGCTGACCGGCATCGTCCGCCGGCCCGACCAGACCTTCTGGCAGATGCGCGACTACGCGGTGTGGGCCCCGGCCCTCGTCGTGACCTTCATCTACGGCCTGCTCGCGGTCTTCGGCTTCGACGCGGCCCGCGAGGACGTGCTCAACGCCACGCTCTCCCAGAGCATCCCGTGGGTGCTGATCACCGGCGTGATGTTCGTCCTCGGCGGGCTGATCCTGGGGGCCGTGACCCACACGCTCGCCCGGCAGCTCGGCGGCGACGGCGCGTGGCAGCCGACCATCGGCCTGTCCATGCTGATCATGTCGATCACGGACGCGCCGCGGCTGCTCTTCGCGATGTTCCTGGGCGGTGACAGCACGCTCGTGCAGGTCATCGGCTGGCTGACCTGGCTCGCCGCCGCCTACCTCTTCACCACGATGGTCCGCAGGTCGCACGACCTGCCCTGGCCCAAGGCGCTGGGCGCCTCCGCGATCCAGCTGGTCGCCCTGCTGGCCCTGGTGAAGCTCGGCACGCTGTAGCGCCGCCCGCTGCCCGCAGAACCGGCGACACATCCTGAGGCAGGGCCCCGTTCCCGAGGGAACGGGGCCCTGTCGCATATCGACCAGCGCGCGGCCCGTGCCGAACTCCCGCCCGGTCCGCGTGGTTTCACGTGAAACGCTGCGTAGCCGCACCCTCACACTTCCGCAGTCGCAGCGCGTCCTTCGCCGAGGCCAGCGTCAGGCACAGGTCGCGGGCCGCCTCCGGACGGATGGTCTGCCCGTCCTTCACGAACCGCTGGTTGGCCGCGCCCGAGCAGTTCCAGAGCACCAGCCCGGCCCCGGCCTCGTACTTCGCCCCCGGCACGTCCAGGCACCGGTCCTGCGTCAGCTCGACGTGCAGCGACCGCCGGCCGCTGTCGTACCACCAGCCCTGGTTCCGCTGGTCCTTGCAGTCCCAGCCGCCGACCGCGGTGCCGTTGCGCGAACTGCCACCGGTCGCGTCCACGCAGCTTCCCGTACCGGCGTTCGTCAGCGGCCGGTACGCGTCGTCCCAGGCCCCCGCGTACAGCTCAGGCTTCCCCGTGCTCGCCGGGTCCGCGCAGGACGCCTCGCGCAGGCCGGAGGCGTAGAGCTGGGTGAGGCAGGAGGCGAAGGCGGCGTGCCCGCGCGCGTTCGGGTGGAAGGACTGGCGTACGGAGTTGGCGTCCGGCGGGAACGGGTTCGAGAGGTCGACGTACAGGCCGCGCGCCCAGGGGTCCTCCATGCACACCTCGTGCCCGTGGAAGAGCCGCGAGTTGTCCAGGTACACGGCGCCCGAGTCCCGCGCCGCCTTCCGCATGCCCTCCTCGAAGGCCGGGACCGCGGCGTTGCGCCCCCATGCCGAGTCGGAGGTGTAGCCCGTGCAGCCGCCCGGCAGCTTCCCCGGGTAGTTCGGGTTGTCCTCGATGTCCGGCCCGATCGGGCTCGGGTAGCCCATCACCACGAGCTTGTAGTCGCCGTCCGCGTACCCGGCGTCCCGCATCACCGTCCGCAGGTCGGCGACGGTCTGCTCGACCTTGGGCACCAGCCCGTCCACCCGCGCCTGCCACCCCGGCGCGTACTTCGGCTCGCAGGCGCCCTGCAGCAGGAGCCAGCGGGTGACGCAGTCCGTCATCACCGGCCCGAACTGCAGGTCGTCGTTGGCCCCGGCCACCAGCACGACCATCTTCAGCCGGGTGTTCCTGGCCTTGACCGCCAGGCTGTCGCTCTGCACCAGCTCATCGGCGTACTGCTTGCTGCCACCGGCCCTGATGTTCCCGGTGTACGCACCCGAGCAGGAGACGTTGTACGTCACGTCCGCGGCGATGCCGGTCCGGTGGATGGCCGCGTCCGGCGACCGGTGGCACCAGTTGTCCGGCCCGTCGGTCCCCGGTTCGTACGTCCCGACGCCCTCGCCCGAGATCTCACTGTCCCCCAGCGAGATCAGCGAGGTCTTGCGCTGCTCCATCGGGCGTTCGGCCGGGTCCCCGTACAGCTCGGTGGCCTCCCGGGCCCTGATCTTCTCCAGCTCGGGCGGCAGCGGCTTGCTGTCCGCCACGGCCGCCGCGGCCCCGGCCGACGGCTGGGCCGCCACGCTCGCCCCCGTACCGGCGGCGGTCACACCACCGGTCAGCACCATCACGGCGGCG includes these proteins:
- a CDS encoding Yip1 family protein — its product is MGRGRDSRAAQQGQQGQAPYGQQAPYGQPAPYGQAPYGQQQTPYGRQAPPPAQGQWQQQAPHGAARGAGQHGEPEYFGDAGHAPQQPPYGGARSDAPGHTQQFSVGEAPDAYGGQYGNAPYDDGQYGGGSTYQAGQSAAPPAGPRLPWKELLTGIVRRPDQTFWQMRDYAVWAPALVVTFIYGLLAVFGFDAAREDVLNATLSQSIPWVLITGVMFVLGGLILGAVTHTLARQLGGDGAWQPTIGLSMLIMSITDAPRLLFAMFLGGDSTLVQVIGWLTWLAAAYLFTTMVRRSHDLPWPKALGASAIQLVALLALVKLGTL
- a CDS encoding ricin-type beta-trefoil lectin domain protein yields the protein MVRARRGRRLVTAAAAVMVLTGGVTAAGTGASVAAQPSAGAAAAVADSKPLPPELEKIRAREATELYGDPAERPMEQRKTSLISLGDSEISGEGVGTYEPGTDGPDNWCHRSPDAAIHRTGIAADVTYNVSCSGAYTGNIRAGGSKQYADELVQSDSLAVKARNTRLKMVVLVAGANDDLQFGPVMTDCVTRWLLLQGACEPKYAPGWQARVDGLVPKVEQTVADLRTVMRDAGYADGDYKLVVMGYPSPIGPDIEDNPNYPGKLPGGCTGYTSDSAWGRNAAVPAFEEGMRKAARDSGAVYLDNSRLFHGHEVCMEDPWARGLYVDLSNPFPPDANSVRQSFHPNARGHAAFASCLTQLYASGLREASCADPASTGKPELYAGAWDDAYRPLTNAGTGSCVDATGGSSRNGTAVGGWDCKDQRNQGWWYDSGRRSLHVELTQDRCLDVPGAKYEAGAGLVLWNCSGAANQRFVKDGQTIRPEAARDLCLTLASAKDALRLRKCEGAATQRFT